From the Bacteroidales bacterium genome, the window AAGATGAACGCTTTCCTCTTCTGGGCAAGCTGGGCGACGGTTACCGAGCGCCCGGGCAAGGATATCACCTATACAAATAACTGGCCGCCTGAGAAACTTGTTGGAAATGAACCAACAGGTGCATTGCTTTTGTGGACAGGTTTCAGCGTGATCATTTTGTTATTTGGAATCGGACTTCTGGGATGGTATTATGCAACCAACCGGGAGGATGAGGATCATTCTGTAGCGCCATCGGTTAATCCATTGTCAGGAATCCGTATGACCCCATCAATGAAGGCAACACTGAAATACTTCTGGGTGGTTACAGCACTTATCCTGGTTCAGATACTGATGGGAGTGATTACGGCTCATTATGGTGTGGAGGGTCTTGGATTCTATGGACTTCCCCTGGCCGATGTACTGCCCTATTCCATTTCGAGAACCTGGCATATTCAACTTGCCATTTTCTGGATTGCCACTTCCTGGCTGGCCACCGGTTTATTTATTGCTCCCGCTGTATCAGGAAAAGAACCAAAATATCAGAAAGCGGGTGTTAATTTCCTGTTTATCTCCCTGTTGATCATTGTTGTTGGTTCACTTGCAGGTCAATGGATGGGTGTTATGCAGAAGCTTGGACTTGTAGAAAACTTTTATTTTGGTCACCAGGGCTATGAATACGTTGATCTAGGAAGGTTCTGGCAGGCATTTTTGTTTATTGGCCTGCTCCTGTGGCTTTTTCTGATGGCCCGTGCCCTCTGGCCCGCATTAAAGCAACGGACCGAAAACAGGCATCTTCTGCTTATGTTCCTGATTTCGAGTATTGCTATTGCGGCATTTTATGGTGCAGGATTAATGTGGGGAAGGCAAACCCATCTTTCGATTGCTGAGTATTGGAGATGGTGGGTCGTCCACCTTTGGGTGGAAGGCTTTTTTGAAGTTTTTGCCACAGTAGCCGTTGCCTTCCTCTTTGTGCGGATGCAGTTAATAAGGGCATCAGTTGCTACAACAAGTGTACTGTTTGCTACAATTATTTTCCTGTCCGGAGGAATTATCGGGACCTTTCATCACCTTTATTTTTCAGGTACACCCACAGCAATTCTCGCTCTTGGAGCCAGTTTTAGCGCATTGGAGGTCGTGCCCCTTGTGTTAATAGGATTCGAAGCCTATCATAATATAACGCTTAGCAGGGCAAAAGAATGGGTCAGCGCCTATAAATGGCCCATCTATTTCTTTATAGCTGTGGCCTTCTGGAATTTTCTGGGGGCAGGAATATTTGGTTTTCTAATCAATCCACCAATCGCGCTCTATTATATGCAGGGGCTGAATACCACACCGGTGCATGGCCATACCGCATTATTTGGGGTATATGGCATGCTTGGAATTGGCCTGATGCTGTTTGTGCTGAGGGACATGGATCTTGAAGCGAAATGGAAGGAACGTCCTATAAAAATCGCCTTCTGGTCGATCAATATTGGTCTCCTGGCAATGGTCGTGCTCAGTGTGTTGCCTGTCGGCCTGGCACAAACTGTGGCCAGTGTAAAACATGGCTTATGGTATGCCCGGTCGGCCGAGTTCCTTGAAACACCCGCCCTGGAGACAGTACGGTGGCTCAGGGTTATCGGAGATACCATATTTGCTGTAGGGGCCCTGTTCCTTGGATGGTTTGTCTTCGGATTGAAAGGCGGGTGGTCCATCCGGAAGGAGTAGGAGAGCGTAGGGGTCTCACGGTATTTAGATACGCTGTTGTTTTCCAACGGTCACTGTTTTTATTTTTCAATTCCTTATATTTCAGCAGCTAATGTGAAACTGACATACAAGGACACCTTGGAAATCATAAACATCGAAATGATCCGTGACTACTGCCTGGCCAAACCCGGT encodes:
- a CDS encoding nitric-oxide reductase large subunit yields the protein MKTKKLWIGFFLVLLISFGILGYFGREIYREAPPIPGKVISADGTVLFTAADIRDGQNVWQSMGGQEVGTIWGHGAYKAPDWTADWLHREAIFMLNSWSQEEFALPYEEIEPEKQAMLEKRLQGELRSNRYDEASESLLLSENRTRAFQSNSKHYKGLFMDDPDQAHLREAYSIPPNSIKGSERMDKMNAFLFWASWATVTERPGKDITYTNNWPPEKLVGNEPTGALLLWTGFSVIILLFGIGLLGWYYATNREDEDHSVAPSVNPLSGIRMTPSMKATLKYFWVVTALILVQILMGVITAHYGVEGLGFYGLPLADVLPYSISRTWHIQLAIFWIATSWLATGLFIAPAVSGKEPKYQKAGVNFLFISLLIIVVGSLAGQWMGVMQKLGLVENFYFGHQGYEYVDLGRFWQAFLFIGLLLWLFLMARALWPALKQRTENRHLLLMFLISSIAIAAFYGAGLMWGRQTHLSIAEYWRWWVVHLWVEGFFEVFATVAVAFLFVRMQLIRASVATTSVLFATIIFLSGGIIGTFHHLYFSGTPTAILALGASFSALEVVPLVLIGFEAYHNITLSRAKEWVSAYKWPIYFFIAVAFWNFLGAGIFGFLINPPIALYYMQGLNTTPVHGHTALFGVYGMLGIGLMLFVLRDMDLEAKWKERPIKIAFWSINIGLLAMVVLSVLPVGLAQTVASVKHGLWYARSAEFLETPALETVRWLRVIGDTIFAVGALFLGWFVFGLKGGWSIRKE